tATGGTTGAATATGATATCATCAGGAGTAAACACCATATGTtaaaattatctataaaaaattcaaaattattagtaatgtaccaagaatttttttttaaatgtcactataaagtataaattacaaatattgGTTTAAGTTCGTTCAGAacatgaaaaatcaaaagacaACTCATCTACGGCATTAATTATAGTTTATGGATCACACCACTTTTGTTTCCAATAATAGCAATATGAGTTGTCTCATGGATTCTCAACCGATTAGTTCAGtgacaacaattttacaaattttaccataaattaTCACATTTACGAGTTATgagcagtaaaaaaaaaagtaataatatttCCATACAAATCTACAACTTCACCGATTACAAGTTGTGTCAAAAATTTGCGGTAGTAAGCTATTTGATTCTCAACcgctaaaaaataaagaataaacaaaaTCTCACACAATGGCGACCGCATATCCCGAGTGGTCCATCCTTTCAATTTCCCATGATTTCATTTCACACCAAAATATCGTATGTATCTAAGACAGTCTTAACTATCCTCACAAACAGGAATCATTAAACTTTTGAAAGTGTAGAGCCAGCGAGCGAGtggaccaaaaaataaaaaagacaaggaaacaacaacaacaacaacaacaacaacaagtgaAGCAGAAGcgaaaaaagtaagagaagagagaagccTAACTACACATTTCTGGTGCTCTGCTTTTTATATGTCTTAAACTGTACAACGTCTCTGTTGAACACAGTAGAGTAGTACAACTACTCTAGGAGAGCGTAGCATATTATTATTACCCACAAAAAAGaagcagcagaagaagaagaagaaagaaagaaagaaagaaaatagttcAGTTCTATTTAGAGATTGAacatcaagaagaagaagaagaagaagatatgggTATATTGCACGACGATTTAGTGATAATCAGGCCTGCAGAGAGAGAAGGGGAAGCAAGCTTGATTACTGTAAATTGCCCTGACAAGACCGGGTTAGGCTGTGACCTGTGTCGCATCATTCTCTTCTTTGGTTTGAGCATTGTTAGAGGAGGTACTACCCGTATAGTCTTTTTACCTTTTGATCTGTTTGGTTGCTTAAAAAGTACAGGAAAACTTTAAAAActgtaaactttttttattcCATTGTTTGAACCCCATAGACCATAGTACTAGATGGCTCAAGAGAAAACTTTctaaagttttgattttttttttttttttaaactttaatgatatattttttaatttttatcttggGTTGTGAAACAGGAAGTGGGTGTTTGagtttttgctttaattttgtgaaATCAGTAATGGGTAGATGAAAATTTGATCcatttatttgttgattttttctGTGAAGATGTATCTACGGATGGGAAGTGGTGCTACTTAGTGTTCTGGGTGCAGGGAAAATCAACAACGAGGTGGAGTTTGTTGAAGAAGAGGCTTGTGGGGGTTTGTCCTTCTTGTTCTTCAGCTTCTGGGATTTCCTTTTACCGCTCTGAATTGCAGCCACCAAGGCCTCCAGATGTGTTCCTTCTAAAGTTCTCTTGTTATGATCGAAAAGGGCTTTTACATGGTAAAATTTTTGTGGCCTGCAGTTTGTGAGTAATTCAATACTTGATTTGGTATATGCATGTTTGTTAATATGTCTAGCTGGTACTGATTTGATACTTTTAACAATTTTCCTCAGTGAATGACTTGTTATATTTACTAGGATATtcagtgaatacttaggtttttttgaaacttggatGCTATCGTTTTCATAAAAGGGGTCATCTTGTGGTTTCTATTTAGTTGGACTTTATTATCTTCTTCTATCGAGCATTGTTGagatatgaaaaaagaaaagctaacTTGCAATTGTCCAATTTGGCCCAGATTTTTTTGTGAGATTCCAAGTTTTGAATTCTTTGTTTACTGTTTTGGAATCAGAAAAAGTGTCATTGTTATTTTGTAATAGATTTTGatgtttatgtttctttttgGACAGATGTGACAGCGGTTCTTTGTGAGCTTGAGCTTACTATAAAGAAAGTGAAGGTATCCACCACCCCGGATGGGAGAGTGATGGACCTCTTTTTCATCACAGACACAAGGTTAGAAATATTCTTGATATATTCTCCTGAGATATtcatattttgtaattattagCCTTCTACCATGTTGTAACTTTTATTGCAATTTTACTGTTAAAAGTCACTAAGTGATATTTATTTGATACTTTGAAATGAATTAAATCTCGTCTATTATTGTGATAATATCTAAGTATGAGTTTGATATGCATCTCATTTAAGTGGAGTTTAAAATGGTACTTGGTAAACGCTGGCGGACTCAGTTTAAATTTACTTCGCAATCTCGTGTCTTTACCAGGGAGCTTCTACACACAAAGAAGAGGCAGGAGGACACATGTGGTCGCTTAAATGATGTTCTGGGCGATGCTGTTATTAGTTGTGATATTGAAATGGTTGGTCCTGAAATTACTGCTTGTTCACAGACGTCTTCATTTCTTCCATCTGCAATCCCAGAAGACATGTTTAACTTGGAAATGCCTGACGAACTCCCCAGTGGAATTAAAACCTCTGAAAGTGTTTCCATCACAATGGATAACTCGTTGAGTCCTGCTCACACGCTTGTCCAAATCGTTTGCCATGATCACAAAGGTCTTCTCTATGACATAATGAGAACTCTAAAGGATTACAATATTCaggtaaataaattaaaaatataatatgtgAAGTCCATAATAGCTTATAAATTTTTACTATTCTTCTTTGGTAGATTTGAATTGTGAATCAGTTATTTGAAGCACCCACCAACTTGGATGGTTAGGCCTCTAAGGACAACCTTTATAATATTTCCTTAGCTCTGGTCTGGTAGTTGGATGGAATTCTTCTCTGTGCTGAGATGTTGGTTGATGAATAcctctttttttataattcatagCTGGAAATGGTTGGCTGGCATGCTTCCATAACAAGTGTTGATGGAATTTTGAATTGATCAAATCTGTAAaactaaatatttataaaagcATTCTTGGACTCTACTACCATTGCCAGTTCTGTAATATTAATACTTATCTCTTATCACGTAAGCAGATTTCTTATGGGCGCTtctttacaaaacaaaaaggaaagtgTGAGATCGACTTGTTCATTGTGCAAGCAGATGGGAAGAAGATGGTTGACCCTAGCAAGCAAAATGCATTGTCATCTCGTCTCCTGATGGAGCTATATCGTCCTCTCAGAGTAGCTGTTGTCAGTCGAGGTCCCGATACAGAGTTGCTAGTTGCAAACCCAGTGGAGTTATCTGGCAAGGGTCGACCTCTTGTTTTCTATGACATAACCCTTGCTCTCAAGATGCTTAATACTTGCATCTTTTCGGTAATTCCTCTCCTCCTCACTATAATAATTCAAATCAACATAGGCTCTGCTTACAAATGTCTAGGTCTTCCTCACGCCCCAAGGGCATTAAGGATGTTTCAACTCTGAAATGGTCTTTAACTCACTTTTGGGGAATTTATTTGCTGGTtgcaattaataaaattttgggttgCATCTCGTGTAACGTGGTTGATGTGTGATCTAAAGGAATTTATGATTCATTATCTGATACTTGTTTACAAATATAGTTTTGTTAAATGTggttagatttatttatttatttatttagtgttTAACAAATGGCTAATTTAATATGAAATTGTTTTTACAGGCTGAAATTGGGAGGCACATTATTGGGGATCGGGAATGGGAAGTTTACAGAGTCTTGCTTGATGAAGGGGATGGCTTGTTTGTTCCTAGGAACGAGATTGAGAGAGGGGTTTGGAAGATGTTGATGGGTTGGGAGTGATAACAGTTGCATTATTCCTTCTAAAATTGCCACGGGCTTCCTGTACAGTTCAATTGTCCCTACTATTGTATCTTCTACAGCTTTTGTCATACTGTCTCTTGTGTACAAAAATGAGAATGTAAAGTACTGAGAAGATAGGAGAACAAAGTTCTCATAGCATTGTATACTTTAATGTTATTGTAAAGTGGTAGTAGATATGGTGCTATTCCATTCATGTTCTAATGAATGTTGAAGCATTTGCGGATAATGCTCATTTGTGGATTAATTTGGATCCATCTGGCTGTCCAACAATACTCTGCCATACACTGTTGGGGGCTGTAGATGATTGAGCAACGTTAGGTGTGGCCAAAGGAAGGAGGGAGGCTAAATACTATGTCTATATTGACAGTGACGGctccagattttttttaagggggtCAGTGGTGTAGCTCGAAATTTATCATGGAGGCAAgtaaaaatataagataaataatttttttttatacgtgCAACTTACATATTATATACAttatacaataatttaaaatagtatttaaaatataatttaatataaatatcgGTAAGAAAATAATCATtgaatacataaataaatataattaaataattaataatacaTGTGGTCAGTCTCTTGGAGTCAGACTAACAATAAATGTGAaactaagaagaagaaaaaaagtaactcatataagttttaacttttgaaGTATATGACTTCTTAACCAAACACGTGATCAGTCTCTTGAAATTAGAGCAAGCACTGCAAAATTTTTCGGATTTAGAAACCTATAAAGTATTTATCAAACTACTtgatcaaagagagaaaaactaagaaagcAAGCACTACAAAACTTTTTGGATTTAGAAATCTATAAAGCATTTATCAAACTACTtgatcaaagagagaaaaactaagaaaacatagaagggaaaaagaaagataaagagaatgaggaaaaaattacaaatatagatatagatttgttagttgcaaaaaagaaaagtgcaaCAACTTTATTCTGCTATcaagaaggtttttttttttttttaatttttttatttaatgaatgagcaaaaatttgaaacattttttttatttatttcttataaattaaatattttaagagtagTGCTATTgacacaacactttcacaacaaaacttaagtggcaagttgttaaaagtaggaaaaaaatgatgttagttgTGGATCCTGATGAAAACTAGatacaacttgccacttaacttttattgttaaattattatgaaaatattgtgaatatcaCATTAAGATGATCATATTCAAACATATATCAGCTgagtttaaacaaaatttaaggtTAGGGGTtcgaaattttattttaagggctaaaattttttattaaaaactatatatatataaaattatggcCTTGTCAGggggttcaaatttgaaccccCTGGCCTTAAGGTAAAGCGGCCCTATTGAGGTATAGAGCAAGTAAAAAAGAGTTGCCCGGCATGATTTTAGATATCAGTACAtcttttgtatatatttatttaaggGCGTCTTTATTTAAAcattaattttcattatttaagtaataatacacgtatttttataacatttttgcATGCACACGTATTATCCCAACATTTAACCAACATAAAAATTTCTCACGAAACGGCGTAAATCATTTTTGCTGAAACTTCTGGTGGACATTTTGAATAGCTGTCTTGGCATTCATTCTGATGTTGAATATGTGTTTGTAGAATGGTTGTCTACTTGGACTTTTTTAGGAGTTTAACTGTTACACTCCTACTTTTCACTTTACATCCACATCTATTGGTCCTCGGACCCTGCCCATAAAAGCTAGTATTCAGCACCTGCACATGAAATTACTCCTCTTTTTCTATTGAAATGTCAACATTGACAGCTCTTGGAATTTGGAATCAATATTTCCCACATTTTCGCACCAACTTCAAAAGACTTTTGTGGGTAGGATTTATTCAAATACAATGGTATCTTGGACCAAGTCCCATGATTCTCTGTACCTTGTAAAGATATTCTTTCCTACACGTatgaatcaatttttttgttttggactGTCCTCATCTCTCTAGCCACTGTCCTCAAGTCCACGTCTCCAGTCTCCACACCAAGCGACTGTCATACTAGACTACTGGTTGAGGGGAATGTATGTGCTCACGATCTTGGTTATTCTTTGGCATCTTATTTCGAACATTATAGATACCCCCTTCGTGGAAATTTCATGCCACGTCATAGCTGCATTGGTTTAATGTACCGCTCATGTATATGAGTTAGATTCAAGTGATACTggtttaattttatattattttacacttcacaatatttattttttgttaaaatatattagAGTGACAGATTGTTAATGATAAACAAGATCAGTGAATTCATTAGTAACTTGTGAAAAATCTTGTCAAGAAGGTCGTGCCAGTAGCAATACTTGTATTTAGTCTCTTTACATTTAATTGTCATTTCCCATTGCCTATCCTAACCAAAGGAGTTATGTATCATCAACTTATCGTACTGATTGTAAGGATTATACTGCCTCATGCATATTCGGATACTCCATATCCTTTTGCTACTCAAATTACAATTTCCATATAATCCATGATCACCAGAGCAGAGACTAGGTCAACTGATGTTACCAGAAATAATCCCCTTAATTTGCCCAGGGTATTAGAGCCTTTAAACTTTGGATTTATTGTCAATtggtaataattttttgtgtagCTTATTCTCATAATTGACTattaaccataaaaaagagCCACCCTTATGTATTagtttatatattgttatattttgtaGAGTAGAACATAAACATTTTCTGTTAATGAGTTAACGGCAGGAACCAAATTAGTTGCAAGTTCAAAATAACAGGACAAACAGAtgattgatgatttgtttttttggttaaaatagaGACCCATGTGACGTGGACAAAttaatgatttgttttttttggttaaaaaaattgaaaatagtagGTGAGACTTATAAGTATTAGTCTCAAAccttttttaaaatgatgtaattattttctaacaaagtaCAGTTCatacaatatattagatttttaaaattaagctatctatatttgttatttaaaaatattttaaattttgtaagtttttttttaaaaaagaaacataattcATTTTACATTCAATTCTTATATAAGGTGAGATATTTTGTAAACAATGTAATGTAATGCtggttgaaatttatttttgaaaatgttagAAGTAGACCGAAATAGAACTAATGGACCCAAACAGACCGAAATGGACCGAACTAGATCAAATAGAAAGAATACCGAGTGGACCACATATactgaaatggaccaaatagacaAAAATTGATCTaatggaccgaagtggaccaaaatgCTACATTGGTGTGACTCAAaagtttagcaaaaataaatgctacacttcaatttttagatattattatatagatGTAGATGATTATTGGTGACAAAAtctaaagtttcaaatttataagcATATTTTTGGCGACCAAATGGAACATTGCTGAACATAGTTAGCCAGGGATATTTAAAGCAATCCTGAAAGTTAGACAAATCTGCTAGCATTTTCACATTCAATATggcaaacaaaaaaagtaatagaACCCATGAATAACTAAGGTACAAACtcattaaagtttaaaaaaaaaaaaaaaaaacaaacaaaggtaCAACCGTACAAACTACATGTGAATGTTGCATGTATATCAAATTGTCGGTCCTCCATTAATCTTGATGCAACTTTCGCTGGTTACAGCTTCCAGTATATTCCCAATTTGTGCAAGATGCCCGCAACTACACCCCAAAATGTGATTTCTGCAAACATCACGTATAAGAGTGTCCCTACCTTCTCAGAGTGCCAAACATCATTAAAAACATGCTTCTGGATCCAGTACACCTATTAACAAATTTGAATGACCaatgaaattaaaatacaatttaagAAATTAGGATTGTCACAAGAACCAGATTCAATATGACTTAACCATGGATTGAATATTACTTACTAGTGTTTTATCTTGACTTTCATAATACCATCCATTTACAAACGCTGCAAAGATGCCTTGAGCTGCCATCCCAAACACCAGCATTGCATTCATTCCTATCCATTCTAGCTAGGAACAAAAATGGTGTGCGAAGTCCCCACACATCAATCTGTTCAttcatgaaaaaataaagacaacaaGGAAAGTTAAAAAGACAAATGGTAACAATTTCTTAGTTACAGTGCcttatattctttaattaaattcaatcatgcTGCTTCATTGCCAATAAAccacataattaaatttaattgtcctTAAAAAATGTAACATTATTTTTCCTGCATTAAGCAATACAACTATGTGGGCGAATTTCATTGGAAACCATAAGGTGCAACACTTAAAGAattatacctaagttttgctaGGAAAGATTAAGCTCTTATTTTTACCAGTATATAGAACCCAGAGAAGACAATACCAGCAGCTCCTGCTGTGAAACAAACGTAGCTTATGCTGTAGAGTTGCTTGTTGATAGGAATCGCTGCATAGCCAATGGAAATTGGAAAATGATTCCTAAACTTATCTTGCTTTGTACTAAGATTCAATCTTTTGAGTCACATGCATATCTTAATAATAAGGCAAAAGGTGACTGGTGAAGAAGGCTCACCATTTGTAAAATGAAGAATGATGGCTATGATTAGCAAGCTGAGTCCCATTGAGACCCATTGCTTAAGCCTTTCAGAGTGACTCTGCATAAAAGTCTACCTTCATGAACTTCAAATTTAACTTAAGAGTACAGTTTTGTGTAAGTTTAAAGTTTAATAACCTTAAAATGAATCAAAACGTGCCCATAATGGATGCCAATGGTCCCAGAGAGGATAGCTGAAATTGAACTAGAGGAAAATAGAAACCAATCAATGTAGTGATTTTCCAAGAATGTCTAGCTGAAATAATAGTTTTTCGTTTTAGTAATGTTAGAGATACAATaattttcactaattttttttttaccacggTTGACATGACAAATTGTAATTGGAGCAATATCACTTTTACAAAGGTTCATCACTTATATCACATTTTAGTACCAATCACAACATGCCGCGTCTTCCACTTCTGAAAAAGATTGAGAAAATTTTTGTATTACTGAACTTACTGTATTAACTTTGTGATGATAAATCAACTAACCTTATCAAGCCTTCAGGTTCAAAGGGAGCTAGGCACCAAGTTGGAGCATCTTCACGTAATGGACCCTGATATGGAGAACTAAATGTGCAAGCCTACAAGTTTTGCAAGAAAGATTGATAGGAACAACAAATGCATGCAATTAAGCCAGTTTTTAAGTAAATTCTTCCTACTTAGTTCGTAGTAAGTACTGACCTTCAGGCGTATCCAAACAGGCTGTGAATAGAGATGTTCAATGCCCCAGACTTGTCGATCCACATATCCAACAGCATTACATGCAGGTCCTAAGTGTCCTCTCATCCCACATTGTACCTCCAACCAGGCCAAAATTTGTCAGTTtctttataaagaaaattttaagagcAACAACAGTTGAATAACTCAATGCAGTCAAATAATTATGTATCTGCCACCTACTGTGTATCTCTTTGCTGTTCCATCAGGGTTTTGTAACACGAAACTCCAATCTGGAATGTATAGTGCATATGTTGTGTTGAAATCAAGATGCAAGCTCGAAGGTTCATCAATGGAGGAAATGACAGacatgcagagagagagagaaagaatgaacaTTACGGAGCTTGAAAGAATGATTTCTATATATCTTAAATATCTGGCTCTGATTCTTTATATACCAGAAACAGAGTAACAAACAAGTCAACCTAGACAACCAATACAAACATGACAAGTGGCAGTAAACAACTAACTGACTATGCTCTGTAAACTACACCGTATATTGCATTATAAGCCTATGCTACTGTAGCTTAGTACTACTATATACAAAACAACTAAATAGAACAACTAAACAAGTATCTAGATATTCTACCCTTTAACAAATATCTACAAGTCTCAAATTTCTACAATTTACAAGAatttaacactccccctcaagatgaaCTATATATGTTGACTAAGTTCATCTTGGATAACAGATAGTGAAATTGTTTATACCCGAGTGCCTTAGTAAAAAAATCTGCAATCTGGTATCTAGTACGTACATGGAAGGTCTTTATCACTCCATCTTGAATCTTTTCTCGGATGAAGTGGCAGTCTATTTATATATGCTTTGTTCTCTTGTGGAAAACTGGATTGGCAGCAATATAGATAGCTGCCTTGCTATCACAGTAAAGAGAAGTTGCATGATTGTGCTCTAGTCCAAAAGTCTTGAGCAAAGCTATCAACCAAACAACTTCACTTGTGACTGTAGCCATTGATCTATACTCTGATTCTGCTGAAGATCTTGATACAATTTGTTGCTTTTTACATTTCCAAGAAATCAAGGATTCaccaagaaaaacacaaaaacttgATATAGACCTTCTAGTATCTGGACATGCAGCCCAGTCAGCATCACAGTAGGCCctaagtttcaattttgagCTAGCAGAAAGAAATAAACCCTGACCTAGTGTCTTCTTTAGGTACTTAAGAATTCTATAGGCTGCTTGCAAGTGAGGCACCTTGGGAGAGCTCATGAATTGA
This genomic stretch from Castanea sativa cultivar Marrone di Chiusa Pesio chromosome 9, ASM4071231v1 harbors:
- the LOC142611379 gene encoding ACT domain-containing protein ACR10; amino-acid sequence: MGILHDDLVIIRPAEREGEASLITVNCPDKTGLGCDLCRIILFFGLSIVRGDVSTDGKWCYLVFWVQGKSTTRWSLLKKRLVGVCPSCSSASGISFYRSELQPPRPPDVFLLKFSCYDRKGLLHDVTAVLCELELTIKKVKVSTTPDGRVMDLFFITDTRELLHTKKRQEDTCGRLNDVLGDAVISCDIEMVGPEITACSQTSSFLPSAIPEDMFNLEMPDELPSGIKTSESVSITMDNSLSPAHTLVQIVCHDHKGLLYDIMRTLKDYNIQISYGRFFTKQKGKCEIDLFIVQADGKKMVDPSKQNALSSRLLMELYRPLRVAVVSRGPDTELLVANPVELSGKGRPLVFYDITLALKMLNTCIFSAEIGRHIIGDREWEVYRVLLDEGDGLFVPRNEIERGVWKMLMGWE